The DNA sequence CTGGCGCACGACGGCGCCCTGAGCGTCGGCGCGCTGACCGCGTTCTTCGCGACCGCCGCCGTCATCAACGGCCCCGTCGTGGACCTCGGCATGACCCTGTCGATGACGTTCAACGCCCGCACCGCCGTCGACCGGCTCTTCGACGTGCTGAGCACGGCCAACCCGCTGACCGACCCCACCGACCCGATCGAGCCGGCCGACCCGCGCGGCCACGTGCGGCTGCGTGACGTGACCTTCCAGTACGACGACGCCGTTCGCCCCGTCCTGGAGCACGTCGACCTCGACCTGCCCGCCGGGACCACGACGGCGCTGGTCGGGCTGACCGGATCGGGCAAGTCCACGCTCGCCATGCTGATCCCGCGCCTGTACGACGTCACGGGCGGCGCCGTCGAGATCGACGGGGTCGACGTGCGCCGGATGCGCCGCGCCGACGTGCGCCGCGCCGTCGCCGTCGCGTTCGAGGACCCCACCCTGTTCTCCACGTCGGTGCGCGAGAACGTGCTGCTGGGCGTCGACGATGCCCTGCCCGACGACGTCAAGCAGGAGCGGCTCGCGCAGGCGCTCGACGTCGCGCAGGCGCACTTCGCCACGCGCCTGCCCCACGGCGTCGACACGCGCGTGGGCGAGGAGGGCCTGTCCCTGTCGGGCGGGCAGCGCCAGCGCCTGGCCCTGGCTCGCGCGATCGCCGCGCGCCCGCGCGTGCTCGTGCTCGACGACCCGCTCTCGGCGCTCGACGTCGCCACCGAGGAGGCCGTGACCGCCCGCCTGCGCCAGGCGCTGACCGGCGCCACGACCCTCGTCATCGCGCACCGGCCCTCCACCGTCGCGCTCGCCGACCGGGTCGCGGTGCTGCGCGACGGGCGGGTGAGCGCCGTCGGGACGCACGCCGAGCTGCTGGCCACCGACCCGCACTACCGGTACGTCATCTCGGCTTTGGAGGACGACGCGGCGCAGCACGGCGTCGGCGCGCTCGACGATCCCGCCCCACCCACCGACATGGGGGCCGAGTCCGGGCTGCACGACGACGAGGCGACGGGAGCACGGCTGTGAGCGCCACGACAGGAGCGGCGCCCGCGGACGAGGCGTCGGAGGACACGCTCGACCGCGCCCAGTCCCGTGCGGTGCGCGCCCGCTCGCTCGCCCTGCTGGGCGGCCTGCTGCGCCCGCACCGGCGCGTCCTGGTGTGGTCGGCCGTGCTGGTCGTCGCCTCGACGCTCGGCCAGGTCGCCGGCCCCGCCCTGGTCGCCGTGACCATCGACCACGCCCTGCCCGCGCTCGACGAGAGCCGCTACGGCCCCCTGGCCACGTTCGGCGCCCTGCTGGTCGTCGCGGCCGTCGTGGCGGGCGTGGCGGGAGGCGCCTACGTGCGCGCCGCCGCCGCCATCTCGCAAGCCGTGCTGCTCGAACTGCGCCGACGCGTGTTCCGCCAGACCCAGCGCCTGAGCTTGGAGTTCCACGAGTCCTACACCTCCGGCCGCGTCATCTCCCGCCAGACCTCCGACCTGGAGGCGCTGCGCGAACTGCTCGACGGCGGACTGACCGGCGTCGTCTCCTCCGTGCTGACGATGACGTTCACCGCCATCGGACTCACCCTGGTCGACTGGCGCTCAGGCGCCGTGCTCGCCGTCGCCATGGCGCCCGCCTGGGCGTTGACCCGCTGGTTCCAGCGGCGCTCGCAGGTGTACTACCGCCAGCAGCGCACGGCGTCGGCGCGCGTCATCGTCACGTTCGTCGAGACCATGACGGGGATGCGCGCCGTCCAGGCGTTCCGCCGTGAGGCCACCACCGAGCGCGACTACGGGCGCCTGGCCGAGCGCTACCGCCAGGCCAACCTCGACACGTTCTCGCTCAACGGCCGCTACCAGCCCGGGCTGCTGCTCATCGGCAACCTGACCGTCGTCGTCGCGCTCGC is a window from the Xylanimonas ulmi genome containing:
- a CDS encoding ABC transporter ATP-binding protein is translated as MPTADPVTAPASARPIADADQSTVAALRRLLPFVRPALPRLVAGMFSALGASLAALAIPRVLQRMVDGPLAAGAREHDAGALWGAIAVVLALGLAEAGLVLARRNLVMLPGTRVEADLRMALFRHLQDLPVAFHDRWAGGQLLSRSMSDLGLLRRWLVFGLLQLVVSCVTVLVGVGLLAATTGWLGVVYLVGAVPVTVIAFRFSRRYRAIARRSQDQAGDLATTVEESVHGIRVLKAFGRGRDALASFTGQAERLRSTELAKARAQAQVNVALTLIPELTLAVCLVLGALLAHDGALSVGALTAFFATAAVINGPVVDLGMTLSMTFNARTAVDRLFDVLSTANPLTDPTDPIEPADPRGHVRLRDVTFQYDDAVRPVLEHVDLDLPAGTTTALVGLTGSGKSTLAMLIPRLYDVTGGAVEIDGVDVRRMRRADVRRAVAVAFEDPTLFSTSVRENVLLGVDDALPDDVKQERLAQALDVAQAHFATRLPHGVDTRVGEEGLSLSGGQRQRLALARAIAARPRVLVLDDPLSALDVATEEAVTARLRQALTGATTLVIAHRPSTVALADRVAVLRDGRVSAVGTHAELLATDPHYRYVISALEDDAAQHGVGALDDPAPPTDMGAESGLHDDEATGARL